A stretch of Saccharothrix texasensis DNA encodes these proteins:
- a CDS encoding O-methyltransferase — translation MDAPTREYVEGYLPEDAVTAAARARGAGLGCVPIGSGGGAALRFLAAATQAKAVVEIGTGAGVGALYLLGGMPAAGVLTSIDVEPEHQRAARVAFAEAGIAVSRTRLIMGRALDVLPRLTDGAYDLVFVDAAKSEYPKYLAEGVRLLRPGGVIAFDNVLWHGRVVDPAHRDPDTAAMREVARSVRDDDRLVPVILPLGDGLLVAAKVG, via the coding sequence GTGGATGCGCCGACGCGCGAGTACGTGGAGGGCTACCTGCCCGAGGACGCCGTGACCGCGGCCGCCAGGGCTCGTGGCGCCGGGTTGGGGTGCGTGCCGATCGGGTCCGGCGGCGGGGCGGCGTTGCGGTTCCTCGCGGCGGCGACGCAGGCCAAGGCCGTGGTGGAGATCGGCACGGGCGCCGGCGTCGGCGCGTTGTACCTGCTCGGCGGCATGCCCGCGGCGGGGGTGCTGACCTCGATCGACGTGGAGCCGGAGCACCAGCGGGCGGCCCGGGTGGCGTTCGCGGAGGCGGGGATCGCGGTGTCGCGGACCCGGTTGATCATGGGGCGGGCGCTGGACGTGCTGCCCAGGCTCACCGACGGCGCGTACGACCTGGTGTTCGTGGACGCGGCGAAGTCGGAGTACCCGAAGTACCTGGCGGAGGGCGTGCGGCTGCTGCGGCCGGGTGGCGTGATCGCGTTCGACAACGTCCTGTGGCACGGCCGGGTGGTCGACCCGGCGCACCGGGACCCGGACACGGCGGCGATGCGGGAGGTGGCGCGGTCGGTCCGCGACGACGACCGCCTGGTGCCGGTGATCCTGCCGCTCGGCGACGGCCTGCTGGTCGCGGCGAAGGTCGGCTGA
- the glgC gene encoding glucose-1-phosphate adenylyltransferase, producing the protein MKGQPHVLGIVLAGGEGKRLWPLTADRAKPAVPFGGNYRLVDFVLSNLVNAGFVKLCVLTQYKSHSLDRHISTTWRLSNVLGQYVTPVPAQQRLGPRWYTGSADAIFQSLNLVNDEKPEHVIIFGADHVYRMDPGQMVQQHVETGAGVTVAGIRVPRAEAKAFGCIDSDSTGLITRFLEKPAEPPHVPDDPEVTFASMGNYVFTTEALIDALRADASNPDSDHDMGGDIIPMLVDQGQAHVYDFADNKVPGETDRDRGYWRDVGTIDAYYEAHMDLVSVRPVFNLYNQAWPIRTATPPLPPAKFIAGGSAEDSMVGPGSIISGTVHGSVISSDVVVESGSVVQGSVLLPGVRIGRGAVVRRAILDKNVVVPDGALIGVDPATDRQRYTVSSGGVTVLGKGVTAH; encoded by the coding sequence GTGAAAGGGCAACCGCACGTTCTAGGAATTGTCCTCGCCGGTGGCGAAGGCAAACGGTTGTGGCCGTTGACCGCCGACCGGGCAAAGCCGGCGGTGCCCTTCGGCGGTAACTACCGGCTGGTGGACTTCGTCCTGTCCAACCTGGTGAACGCGGGTTTCGTGAAGCTCTGCGTGCTCACCCAGTACAAATCCCATTCCCTCGACCGGCACATCTCCACCACGTGGCGACTGTCCAATGTGCTCGGCCAGTACGTCACGCCGGTGCCGGCGCAGCAGCGGCTCGGGCCGCGCTGGTACACCGGCAGCGCCGACGCCATCTTCCAGTCGTTGAACCTCGTCAACGACGAGAAGCCGGAGCACGTGATCATCTTCGGCGCGGACCACGTCTACCGGATGGACCCCGGTCAGATGGTGCAGCAGCACGTGGAGACCGGCGCGGGCGTCACCGTGGCGGGCATCCGGGTGCCGCGCGCGGAGGCCAAGGCGTTCGGCTGCATCGACTCCGACTCGACCGGGTTGATCACCCGGTTCCTGGAGAAACCCGCGGAGCCGCCGCACGTGCCGGACGACCCGGAGGTCACCTTCGCGTCGATGGGCAACTACGTGTTCACCACCGAGGCGCTGATCGACGCGTTGCGGGCGGACGCCTCGAACCCCGACTCCGACCACGACATGGGCGGCGACATCATCCCGATGCTCGTCGACCAGGGGCAGGCGCACGTCTACGACTTCGCCGACAACAAGGTGCCGGGGGAGACCGACCGCGACCGGGGCTACTGGCGCGACGTGGGGACCATCGACGCCTACTACGAGGCGCACATGGACCTGGTGTCGGTGCGGCCGGTGTTCAACCTCTACAACCAGGCGTGGCCGATCCGGACGGCGACCCCGCCGCTGCCACCCGCGAAGTTCATCGCGGGCGGCAGCGCGGAGGACTCGATGGTGGGGCCGGGCTCGATCATCTCCGGCACCGTCCACGGGTCGGTGATCAGCTCGGACGTGGTGGTCGAGTCCGGGTCCGTGGTGCAGGGCAGCGTGCTGCTGCCGGGCGTGCGGATCGGGCGCGGCGCGGTGGTGCGGCGGGCCATCCTGGACAAGAACGTCGTCGTGCCCGACGGGGCGCTGATCGGCGTGGACCCGGCGACGGACCGGCAGCGCTACACGGTGTCGTCCGGCGGGGTGACCGTGCTGGGGAAGGGCGTCACGGCTCACTGA
- the glgA gene encoding glycogen synthase yields MRIGLLTREYPPEVYGGAGVHVGFLVPRLRELVDVDVHAFGGPRADARAHNPAHGLEQANAALATLSVDLEMAAALGDAQLAHSHTWYANMAGHLAKLLHGIPHVVTAHSLEPRRPWKAEQLGGGYRVSSWVERTAYEAADAVIAVSEGMRADVLDCYPALDPARVHVVRNGIDTSAYHPVTETDALLRHGIDPTRPIVTFVGRITRQKGVGHLVAAAHRISPDAQVVLCAGAPDTPEIAEETRLAVAGLAASRPGVFWIQQMLQPAEVRQILSHSTVFVCPSVYEPLGIVNLEAMACGTAVVASDVGGIPEVVDHGRTGLLVHYDEKDVEAYRVALADAVNEVLGDPARAAAFGEAGRARAIEEFSWATVAEQTVAVYSAALNGAQ; encoded by the coding sequence GTGCGAATTGGACTGCTCACACGGGAGTACCCGCCGGAGGTCTACGGCGGTGCTGGGGTGCACGTCGGTTTCCTCGTGCCGAGGCTGCGCGAACTGGTGGACGTGGACGTGCACGCCTTCGGCGGGCCGCGCGCGGACGCCAGGGCCCACAACCCGGCCCACGGCCTGGAGCAGGCGAACGCCGCGCTGGCCACCTTGTCGGTGGACCTGGAGATGGCCGCCGCGCTGGGCGACGCGCAGCTCGCGCACTCCCACACCTGGTACGCCAACATGGCCGGTCACCTGGCGAAACTGCTGCACGGCATCCCGCACGTGGTGACCGCGCACTCGCTGGAGCCGCGCCGGCCGTGGAAGGCCGAGCAGCTCGGCGGCGGCTACCGGGTGTCGTCGTGGGTGGAGCGGACCGCGTACGAGGCGGCGGACGCCGTGATCGCGGTCAGCGAGGGCATGCGGGCCGACGTGCTGGACTGCTACCCGGCGCTGGACCCGGCGCGCGTGCACGTGGTCCGCAACGGCATCGACACCTCGGCCTACCACCCCGTCACCGAGACCGACGCGCTGCTCCGGCACGGCATCGACCCGACGCGGCCGATCGTGACGTTCGTCGGGCGGATCACCCGCCAGAAGGGCGTGGGGCACCTGGTCGCCGCCGCGCACCGGATCTCACCGGACGCGCAGGTCGTGCTGTGCGCGGGCGCGCCGGACACGCCGGAGATCGCCGAGGAGACGCGGCTCGCGGTGGCCGGGCTGGCGGCATCGCGGCCCGGGGTGTTCTGGATCCAGCAGATGCTCCAGCCGGCCGAGGTGCGGCAGATCCTGAGCCACTCGACGGTGTTCGTGTGTCCGTCGGTGTACGAGCCGCTGGGCATCGTGAACCTCGAGGCGATGGCGTGCGGCACGGCGGTGGTGGCCTCCGACGTGGGCGGCATCCCCGAGGTCGTCGACCACGGGCGGACCGGGCTGCTGGTGCACTACGACGAGAAGGACGTCGAGGCGTACCGGGTGGCGCTGGCCGACGCGGTGAACGAGGTGCTCGGCGACCCGGCTCGGGCGGCGGCGTTCGGCGAGGCGGGGCGCGCGCGGGCGATCGAGGAGTTCTCGTGGGCGACGGTGGCCGAGCAGACCGTGGCGGTGTACTCGGCCGCGCTGAACGGCGCCCAGTGA
- a CDS encoding MFS transporter, which yields MPSRLTTAVAATGLATFALLYAPQSVLPDLAREFRLAPAGASLAISAATGALALAIIPMAALADRVGRRRVIVWSVLAAAALGLLLPLAPTYETFLAARALQGVATAGVPATAMAFLAQEAPRAHVGAAIGALVAGNSAGGMLGRLITGFTTDGTSWRTALALAGAFGAACAITAALLLPKGRHAERRPSALKDALTDRVLLCQYAIAVLAVAAFISVFNVIGFRLATDLGLPTGVATLVYLAYAAGGGTSAAAGRLADRHGRARVALAGLALAAAGAAITLPDHVAAIAVGLTLFTGGFFAAHAVASGWVGARAPEHVRGQASGVYLFAFYVGSSTGGTAGSAAYQARGWPGLTALVTVWLALAAVAVLAAQKATTAREARDAQKSNGTSTAAPPVTATGPSCGNVTVPAATENVADRTSSGTSYTTATGTVSPP from the coding sequence GTGCCCAGCCGCCTCACCACCGCCGTCGCCGCCACCGGCCTGGCCACGTTCGCGCTGCTCTACGCGCCGCAGTCGGTCCTGCCCGACCTCGCCCGCGAGTTCCGCCTCGCACCGGCCGGAGCGTCCCTCGCCATCAGCGCCGCGACCGGCGCGCTGGCCCTCGCGATCATCCCGATGGCGGCCCTGGCCGACCGCGTCGGCCGCCGCCGCGTCATCGTCTGGTCGGTCCTCGCCGCCGCCGCCCTCGGCCTGCTCCTCCCGCTCGCCCCGACCTACGAGACCTTCCTCGCCGCCCGTGCCCTGCAAGGCGTCGCCACCGCCGGCGTCCCCGCGACCGCCATGGCCTTCCTCGCCCAGGAGGCGCCCAGGGCGCACGTCGGCGCGGCCATCGGCGCCCTGGTCGCGGGCAACAGCGCGGGCGGCATGCTCGGCCGCCTCATCACCGGCTTCACCACCGACGGCACGTCGTGGCGCACCGCCCTGGCCCTCGCCGGCGCGTTCGGCGCGGCCTGCGCGATCACCGCCGCCCTCCTGCTGCCCAAGGGCCGCCACGCCGAGCGCCGCCCCAGCGCCCTCAAGGACGCCCTCACCGACCGCGTCCTGCTCTGCCAGTACGCGATCGCGGTCCTCGCGGTGGCGGCGTTCATCTCCGTCTTCAACGTCATCGGCTTCCGCCTCGCCACCGACCTGGGCCTGCCCACCGGCGTCGCCACCCTGGTCTACCTCGCCTACGCGGCGGGAGGCGGCACGTCCGCCGCCGCGGGCCGCCTCGCCGACCGCCACGGCCGCGCCCGCGTCGCCCTCGCCGGCCTGGCCCTGGCCGCCGCCGGCGCCGCGATCACCCTCCCCGACCACGTGGCCGCGATCGCGGTCGGCCTCACGCTGTTCACCGGCGGTTTCTTCGCCGCCCACGCGGTGGCGAGCGGCTGGGTGGGGGCCCGCGCCCCCGAGCACGTCCGGGGTCAGGCCTCGGGCGTGTACCTGTTCGCGTTCTACGTCGGCAGCAGCACCGGCGGCACGGCGGGCAGCGCCGCCTACCAGGCCCGCGGCTGGCCGGGCCTGACCGCCCTGGTCACGGTCTGGCTGGCGTTGGCGGCGGTCGCGGTCCTCGCCGCGCAGAAGGCCACGACGGCCCGCGAGGCCCGCGACGCTCAGAAGTCCAACGGCACCTCGACCGCCGCCCCGCCCGTCACCGCGACCGGGCCCAGCTGCGGCAACGTCACGGTTCCGGCGGCCACCGAGAACGTCGCCGACCGCACGTCCTCCGGCACCTCGTACACGACCGCCACCGGCACGGTGTCCCCGCCGTAG
- a CDS encoding LysR family transcriptional regulator, which translates to MDELVQRLTVLRALAADEHVTHAAEAAGVPQPTVSRWLAALGTSLGAPVALRSGRRVRLTRAGRLLCEAADRALTALEAGQRAAAEEVSPERGQVALGFLHLLGRSVVPSLVSTFREDHPAVRFRLVQNSRQDILAHLADGDVDLALVSPPPTDPAFAHAVIREEELILVVPPGHRLAGRPAVRVAELAGEEFVGLEPGYGLRQITDDLCAAAGFTPTPAFEGQETETVRGLVAAGLGVALLPHADSPSGLPEIPLDPRAAREIALVWPADTPLPPAVQAFRDHALAP; encoded by the coding sequence ATGGATGAATTGGTGCAGCGGCTGACCGTCCTGCGCGCGCTGGCGGCCGACGAGCACGTGACCCACGCCGCCGAAGCCGCGGGCGTCCCCCAACCGACCGTGAGCCGCTGGCTGGCCGCCCTGGGCACGTCACTGGGCGCGCCGGTCGCCCTCCGATCGGGCCGCCGCGTCCGCCTGACCAGGGCGGGCCGCCTGCTGTGCGAAGCCGCCGACCGCGCCCTGACCGCCCTGGAAGCGGGCCAACGCGCCGCAGCGGAAGAGGTGTCACCCGAACGTGGCCAGGTGGCGCTGGGCTTCCTCCACCTGCTGGGCCGGTCCGTCGTCCCGTCCCTGGTCAGCACCTTCCGCGAAGATCACCCGGCCGTGCGGTTCCGCCTGGTCCAGAACTCGCGCCAGGACATCCTCGCCCACCTGGCCGACGGCGACGTCGACCTGGCCCTCGTCTCCCCGCCGCCGACCGACCCCGCGTTCGCGCACGCCGTCATCCGCGAGGAGGAGCTGATCCTGGTGGTCCCGCCGGGCCACCGCCTGGCCGGCCGCCCGGCGGTGCGGGTGGCCGAGCTGGCGGGCGAGGAGTTCGTCGGCCTCGAACCGGGCTACGGCCTGCGGCAGATCACCGACGACCTGTGCGCCGCGGCCGGTTTCACGCCCACCCCGGCGTTCGAGGGCCAGGAGACCGAGACCGTCCGGGGCCTGGTCGCGGCGGGCCTGGGCGTCGCCCTGCTGCCACACGCCGACTCGCCCTCGGGCCTGCCGGAGATCCCGCTCGACCCGCGGGCCGCGCGGGAGATCGCCCTGGTCTGGCCGGCCGACACCCCGCTCCCGCCGGCCGTCCAGGCCTTCCGCGACCACGCGCTGGCGCCCTGA
- a CDS encoding leucyl aminopeptidase family protein: MRAPLPTPLVTVEVADTLRRGVPAVLVAFPGDPVRLGPGAEDVTDLGDVSGKAGATSRQGRTWVVGVGDGGPGDWRKAGASLVRALHADAEKAGGTTFDVRLPADVTAEAVAAFTLGAAVGGYRFKVTSEPPPPRVKSLRLVTGGAGLVDAVRRATTLAAATSFGRDLANTPSNVKDPSWLASAAVRAARAAPGLDVAVRDEKWLAEHGFGGVLAVGGGSSRPPRFIELTWPGTGEGQSHLVLVGKGITFDTGGISIKPAEGMHLMRTDMSGGAAVIAALVAIARQSLPVRVTGLVPAAENHVSGSAYRPGDVITQYGGTTTEVTNTDAEGRLVLADALAYAVATLRPDVLVDVATLTGAMKVSLGLRTGGLFATDDDLAARVAEAGARVGESWWRMPLLADLAEDVRSDIADLRQCPPGPGGITAALFLKEFTGGVPWAHLDIAGPARADKVYDEVVPGATGFAARTLVELAETYSRPDTIG, translated from the coding sequence GTGCGAGCACCCCTGCCCACCCCGCTGGTCACCGTGGAGGTGGCCGACACCCTCCGGCGAGGTGTGCCCGCGGTGCTCGTCGCGTTCCCCGGCGACCCGGTGCGGCTGGGGCCCGGCGCGGAGGACGTGACCGACCTCGGCGACGTGAGCGGCAAGGCCGGCGCGACCTCCCGGCAGGGGCGGACCTGGGTGGTCGGCGTCGGCGACGGCGGGCCGGGCGACTGGCGCAAGGCGGGCGCGTCGCTGGTCCGGGCGCTGCACGCGGACGCCGAGAAGGCGGGCGGGACGACGTTCGACGTGCGGCTGCCCGCCGACGTGACGGCGGAGGCGGTGGCGGCGTTCACGCTGGGCGCCGCCGTCGGCGGGTACCGGTTCAAGGTGACCTCGGAGCCGCCGCCGCCGCGGGTGAAGTCGTTGCGCCTGGTCACCGGGGGTGCCGGGCTGGTGGACGCGGTGCGGAGGGCCACCACGCTGGCCGCCGCGACGTCGTTTGGGCGCGACCTGGCGAACACGCCGTCAAATGTGAAGGATCCGTCGTGGCTGGCGTCGGCGGCGGTGAGGGCCGCGCGGGCGGCGCCCGGCCTCGACGTGGCGGTCCGGGACGAGAAGTGGCTGGCCGAGCACGGGTTCGGCGGGGTGCTGGCGGTCGGCGGCGGCTCGTCGCGGCCCCCGAGGTTCATCGAGCTGACGTGGCCGGGCACCGGCGAGGGGCAGTCGCACCTGGTCCTGGTCGGCAAGGGCATCACGTTCGACACCGGCGGCATCTCCATCAAGCCCGCCGAGGGCATGCACCTGATGCGCACGGACATGTCCGGCGGTGCGGCCGTCATCGCGGCCCTGGTCGCGATCGCCCGGCAGAGCCTGCCCGTCCGGGTGACGGGCTTGGTGCCGGCGGCGGAGAACCACGTGTCGGGCTCGGCGTACCGGCCGGGTGACGTCATCACCCAGTACGGGGGCACGACGACCGAGGTGACGAACACCGACGCCGAAGGCCGGCTGGTCCTGGCCGACGCGCTGGCCTACGCGGTGGCCACCCTGCGGCCGGACGTGCTGGTGGACGTGGCGACGCTGACCGGAGCGATGAAGGTCAGCCTGGGCCTGCGCACCGGGGGCCTGTTCGCGACCGACGACGACCTGGCCGCCCGCGTGGCCGAGGCCGGCGCCCGGGTCGGCGAGTCGTGGTGGCGGATGCCGCTGCTCGCGGACCTGGCGGAGGACGTGCGCAGCGACATCGCCGACCTGCGCCAGTGCCCGCCGGGGCCCGGCGGCATCACGGCGGCGCTGTTCCTGAAGGAGTTCACCGGCGGCGTCCCGTGGGCCCACCTGGACATCGCCGGCCCCGCGCGGGCCGACAAGGTCTACGACGAGGTGGTGCCGGGAGCCACCGGCTTCGCCGCCCGGACCCTGGTCGAACTGGCCGAGACCTACAGCCGGCCCGACACGATCGGGTGA
- a CDS encoding DUF3117 domain-containing protein, with the protein MAAMKPRTGDGPLEVTKEGRGIVMRVPLEGGGRLVVEMSADEANALGDALKAAAG; encoded by the coding sequence ATGGCGGCCATGAAGCCCCGGACCGGCGACGGTCCCCTCGAGGTGACCAAGGAGGGGCGCGGCATCGTGATGCGCGTTCCGCTCGAGGGTGGTGGGCGCCTCGTCGTCGAGATGTCGGCGGACGAGGCCAACGCCCTGGGCGACGCCCTCAAGGCAGCCGCCGGCTGA